Proteins from a single region of Antechinus flavipes isolate AdamAnt ecotype Samford, QLD, Australia chromosome 2, AdamAnt_v2, whole genome shotgun sequence:
- the OCSTAMP gene encoding osteoclast stimulatory transmembrane protein — MAYLIEIKGGKEKVRIWRLKEGEICWGKWPWHSGLLKAQELFLAAWGVYSKSVPASCGQLLSQLLLCALIAGAAGGLTYNWLASSLMYSARTAAAGAAACGFLLFLALGLVHPARCLLAITVPTLGTRQGRRLLLSSGFAELATQVVPNVLANVAATTQVLRCVAQGSLESLLNSTRQLEAATEALDWASRRTGGRRLAFETPGDCSALRLQLLAATRRVQEDVSALEALLRGLALGTNRVLAAVFILSLLSESGRYLKGYLTDLQFDNLYSSEQLERLLRESPPRGSPPALVLSVTRLRLSRAEKLHCLVRLAFLGMPLGAMAVIVAADHVAFLLASVAVAWAQKLPTLPIHLSIKYDKCLRETASILYPHLLVPLPYFQAKYTLFAFISFIFNQPSEEKSLNTYQGTSKWELRFTSDSCQLYPAQPPQYTAALAAGTLFLIASATVFLETYARRLVHKVAASFFQAQEEQRARYLFARLHQSH; from the exons ATGGCCTACCTCATTGAGATCAAAGGTGGAAAGGAGAAAGTTAGGATCTGGAGACTTAAGGAGGGGGAGATTTGCTGGGG GAAGTGGCCCTGGCATTCGGGGCTCCTGAAGGCCCAGGAGCTGTTTCTGGCAGCATGGGGGGTCTATTCGAAGTCCGTCCCAGCCAGCTGCGGGCAGTTGCTAAGTCAGCTTCTGCTATGCGCTCTCATCGCCGGGGCTGCGGGCGGACTCACCTACAACTGGCTGGCTTCCTCCCTGATGTACTCAGCAAGGACGGCGGCAGCGGGAGCCGCGGCCTGCGGCTTCCTGCTGTTCCTGGCCCTGGGTCTGGTGCACCCGGCCCGCTGCCTGCTGGCGATTACCGTGCCCACCCTGGGCACCAGGCAGGGCCGCCGCCTGCTCCTGTCGTCCGGCTTCGCCGAGCTGGCCACTCAGGTGGTCCCCAACGTTCTGGCCAACGTGGCTGCCACCACCCAGGTGCTGAGGTGCGTGGCCCAGGGCTCCCTGGAGAGCCTGCTCAACTCCACCCGCCAGCTGGAGGCAGCCACGGAGGCCCTGGACTGGGCGTCGAGGCGGACCGGGGGCCGCAGACTGGCCTTCGAGACCCCCGGCGACTGCTCCGCCCTGCGTCTCCAGCTGCTCGCGGCCACCCGGAGGGTGCAGGAGGATGTCTCGGCCCTGGAGGCGCTGCTGCGGGGACTGGCTCTGGGCACCAACCGCGTGCTGGCTGCAGtctttattctctccctcctgtcCGAGTCGGGGCGGTACTTAAAGGGCTATCTGACCGATCTGCAGTTCGACAACCTCTACAGCAGCGAGCAGCTGGAGCGGCTGCTCAGAGAGAGCCCCCCGCGGGGCTCGCCTCCGGCGCTGGTCCTCAGCGTGACTCGCCTGCGGCTCTCCCGGGCTGAGAAGCTCCACTGCCTGGTCCGCCTGGCGTTTCTGGGGATGCCCCTGGGGGCCATGGCCGTGATTGTGGCCGCGGATCACGTGGCCTTCCTCCTGGCAAGCGTGGCTGTAGCCTGGGCCCAGAAGCTGCCCACCCTGCCCATCCATCTGAGCATCAAGTATGAT AAATGCTTAAGAGAAACTGCTTCTATATTATACCCACATCTTTTGGTTCCTCTCCCCTACTTCCAGGCCAAGTACACACTCTTTGCTTTCATCTCCTTCATCTTCAATCAACCTTCTGAAGAGAAATCCCTGAACACTTACCAAGGCACATCCAAGTGGGAACTCCGCTTCACCTCAGACAGTTGCCAGTTGTACCCCGCACAGCCCCCACAATACACGGCTGCCTTGGCTGCAGGGACCCTCTTCCTCATTGCTTCTGCCACAGTCTTCCTGGAGACCTACGCCCGCAGGCTGGTTCATAAAGTGGCTGCCTCCTTCTTCCAGGCTCAAGAGGAACAGAGGGCCCGATACCTGTTTGCCCGGCTTCACCAAAGTCACTAA